Proteins from one Halovivax limisalsi genomic window:
- a CDS encoding Na+/H+ antiporter NhaC family protein, which translates to MTTDLVSASPYGALSLVPPLLAIALAIITRRALLSLFIGVWAGGAIVVAERVDSKFEYLAVPFDAVVESFGWIVASFGESTFHAEIITFTFLLGAGIALIWRMGGSVALANAAASRVDSHRRVGLAAWLFGLVWFFDDYANTAIVGSAVKDLSDEMRMSREKLAYILDSTAAPVATFGISSWVAYEMSLIRTEYEKIGGETPSVIVTFLWSIPFNVYCLLALVMVLIIVLTRRDFGEMLDAETRAKRTGNVIREGATPLQSMKEDLGEPAVDDPKLRTFLLPIAVLVVVVIVGAVISGFNAGDVTPSGLVTDGDVFFDLINLDALLELVKNVDFTGALVWGSFGMVATALLMGLRDGVFDLEEGMETVLDGFGIMLTAVTILVLAWSIGAVAGALQTGEHVTYLTADYVTPTLLPVVIVLTAGAVAFSIGSSWGTMAIITPIAIPMAYAIGNGSPELLSVAVGAVFSGSIFGDHCSPISDTTILSSTFAGSDHIDHVRTQIYYAVTVLAVAVVVYLVYGFTGVTPFLLVPLGGALLVALVYLLSELDAGRKGVAAQPFASVGARESPSDD; encoded by the coding sequence ATGACGACCGACCTCGTCTCGGCATCACCGTACGGCGCACTGTCACTCGTCCCGCCGCTGCTCGCGATCGCGCTGGCGATTATCACCCGCCGAGCGCTACTGTCGCTGTTCATCGGCGTCTGGGCGGGCGGCGCGATCGTCGTCGCGGAGCGGGTCGACTCGAAATTCGAGTACCTGGCCGTCCCGTTCGACGCCGTCGTCGAATCGTTCGGGTGGATCGTCGCTTCGTTCGGGGAGAGCACGTTCCACGCCGAGATCATCACGTTCACGTTCCTGCTGGGAGCGGGCATCGCCCTGATCTGGCGGATGGGCGGCTCTGTCGCGCTCGCGAATGCGGCGGCGAGTCGCGTCGATTCCCACAGACGGGTCGGACTGGCCGCGTGGCTGTTCGGCCTCGTGTGGTTCTTCGACGACTACGCCAACACGGCCATCGTCGGCTCGGCGGTCAAGGACCTCTCCGACGAGATGCGGATGTCCCGCGAGAAACTCGCGTACATCCTCGACTCGACGGCCGCCCCCGTCGCGACCTTCGGCATCTCGAGCTGGGTCGCCTACGAGATGAGCCTCATCAGGACGGAGTACGAGAAGATCGGCGGCGAGACGCCGTCGGTGATCGTGACGTTCCTCTGGTCGATCCCCTTCAACGTCTACTGCCTCCTGGCGCTAGTGATGGTGCTCATCATCGTCCTCACCCGCCGGGACTTCGGGGAGATGCTCGACGCGGAGACGCGCGCAAAGCGGACGGGGAACGTCATCCGCGAGGGGGCGACGCCGCTGCAGAGCATGAAGGAAGACCTCGGTGAACCGGCCGTCGACGACCCGAAGCTACGAACGTTCCTCCTGCCGATCGCCGTGCTCGTCGTGGTCGTCATCGTCGGCGCGGTGATCTCCGGGTTCAACGCAGGTGACGTGACACCGTCCGGCCTGGTTACGGACGGCGACGTGTTCTTCGATCTCATCAATCTCGACGCGCTCCTCGAACTCGTCAAAAACGTCGACTTCACCGGCGCGCTCGTCTGGGGCTCGTTCGGGATGGTCGCCACCGCGCTCCTGATGGGGCTGCGAGACGGCGTGTTCGACCTCGAAGAGGGGATGGAGACCGTCCTCGACGGCTTCGGCATCATGCTCACCGCCGTGACGATCCTGGTGCTCGCGTGGTCGATCGGCGCCGTCGCGGGCGCCCTCCAGACCGGCGAGCACGTGACCTACCTCACCGCGGACTACGTCACGCCGACGCTGCTACCGGTCGTCATCGTCCTCACGGCGGGCGCCGTCGCGTTCTCCATCGGCTCCTCGTGGGGGACGATGGCGATCATCACGCCGATCGCGATCCCGATGGCGTACGCGATCGGCAACGGCTCGCCGGAGTTGCTGTCGGTCGCCGTCGGTGCCGTCTTCTCCGGATCGATCTTCGGCGACCACTGCTCGCCCATCTCCGACACGACGATCCTCTCCTCGACGTTCGCCGGGTCGGACCACATCGACCACGTCCGCACGCAGATCTACTACGCGGTGACGGTGCTGGCCGTCGCCGTCGTCGTCTACCTCGTCTACGGGTTCACCGGCGTCACGCCGTTCCTGCTCGTCCCGCTCGGCGGGGCCCTCCTCGTCGCGCTGGTCTACCTCCTCTCGGAGCTCGACGCGGGCCGAAAGGGCGTCGCCGCCCAGCCGTTTGCGAGCGTCGGCGCTCGCGAGTCACCGAGCGACGACTGA
- a CDS encoding putative manganese transporter, translating to MTESVTILLESLRDSYVQVSVFVAVTVLLFGLAQYRTDGALLRRLEDNERLQPLFGGLLGLTPGCGGAIVVMPLYVRGSVSFGTVVATLGATAGDSAFVILALAPEAALYAYSIALVASVATGYLVDTYGIGVGRVDAAVTRIAPGATATDGGTVVNERIGPNPAHDYPSGSPTHSHEAGPDRSSPILTPLSHAAHVAWWLAAVAGLVLGTTYLLRGGPELALSVGANFAGAFTVVGLAGGVLSLYLYAVGRHYVGEGQVARARDSFGSVYDTLTHAAMETSFVTLWVIVALAGYEYVVLLSGLDVAAIAATAGVLAPIGGVAVGLIPGCGPQILLASVYAEGALPFSALASNAIAQDGDALFPLLAIDPKAAIVATIYNALPALVVGVALFVLWEPVFGMPEFGFGVA from the coding sequence GTGACCGAGTCCGTGACGATCCTGCTCGAATCGCTGCGAGACAGTTACGTCCAGGTGAGCGTCTTCGTCGCGGTCACCGTCCTCCTGTTCGGCCTCGCCCAGTACCGGACGGACGGCGCGTTGCTCCGCAGGCTCGAGGACAACGAGCGACTGCAGCCACTCTTCGGCGGGTTACTCGGCCTGACGCCCGGCTGCGGCGGCGCGATCGTGGTCATGCCGCTGTACGTGCGGGGGTCGGTCAGCTTCGGCACCGTCGTGGCCACGCTGGGGGCGACGGCCGGCGACTCCGCGTTCGTTATCCTCGCGCTGGCGCCCGAAGCCGCCCTCTACGCCTACAGCATCGCCCTCGTCGCCTCCGTGGCCACGGGCTACCTCGTCGACACGTACGGGATCGGCGTCGGCCGGGTGGACGCGGCCGTCACCCGGATCGCACCCGGCGCAACCGCCACCGACGGCGGCACCGTCGTCAACGAGCGCATCGGGCCGAACCCCGCCCACGACTACCCGTCCGGGTCGCCGACGCACTCCCACGAGGCCGGCCCCGACCGCTCCTCGCCGATCCTCACGCCGCTCTCGCACGCGGCCCACGTCGCCTGGTGGCTCGCGGCCGTCGCCGGGCTCGTGCTCGGGACCACCTACCTGCTTCGCGGCGGGCCCGAACTCGCCCTCTCGGTCGGCGCGAACTTCGCCGGCGCCTTCACCGTCGTCGGCCTCGCGGGCGGCGTCCTCTCGCTGTACCTCTACGCCGTGGGCCGGCACTACGTCGGGGAGGGCCAGGTCGCCCGCGCCCGCGACTCGTTCGGCTCGGTCTACGACACGCTGACCCACGCGGCGATGGAGACGAGTTTCGTCACCCTCTGGGTGATCGTCGCCCTGGCCGGCTACGAGTACGTCGTCCTCCTCTCGGGACTGGACGTCGCCGCCATCGCCGCGACGGCCGGCGTGCTCGCGCCCATCGGCGGGGTGGCGGTCGGACTGATCCCCGGTTGCGGCCCGCAGATCCTGCTCGCCAGCGTCTACGCCGAGGGCGCGCTGCCGTTCTCCGCGCTCGCGTCCAACGCGATCGCCCAGGACGGCGACGCACTGTTCCCGCTGCTCGCGATCGACCCGAAGGCCGCGATCGTGGCGACGATCTACAACGCCCTGCCGGCGCTCGTCGTCGGCGTGGCGCTGTTCGTCCTCTGGGAACCCGTCTTCGGCATGCCCGAGTTCGGCTTCGGCGTGGCGTAA
- a CDS encoding DUF433 domain-containing protein, with the protein MATSEAHRIADDLMGEPHVQGRRISVRQVYALVEERGVDPETVADRYDLDVADVYHALAYYHDHLREMNAVERDRSEAMDEFRESIDRPDGVAPDEA; encoded by the coding sequence ATGGCGACCAGCGAGGCCCACCGTATCGCGGACGATCTCATGGGCGAACCCCACGTTCAGGGCCGTCGCATCTCGGTCCGGCAAGTGTACGCGCTCGTCGAAGAGCGCGGTGTCGATCCGGAAACCGTCGCGGACCGGTACGACCTCGACGTCGCCGACGTGTACCACGCGCTGGCGTACTACCACGATCACCTGCGCGAAATGAACGCCGTCGAACGCGATCGATCGGAAGCGATGGACGAGTTCCGGGAATCGATCGACCGCCCGGACGGTGTGGCCCCCGACGAGGCGTGA
- a CDS encoding class I SAM-dependent methyltransferase: MASPRTMLAKAIANPRKIPPYLHRRLFRTDPIERPGVVTFEEGGFVSSPADRPEFSSKLYREVADIRAILSEHVRPSTIERALEIGCGYGRLSPWLTEFSTRVVGVDVNAAPLAKAQYLHPEVDFNAASVDALPFRDDSFGFALSWTVLMHVPPETIERACAELSRCLADGGYLLLAENSMRANDGPTVWGRTPETYASLLGMELVEIRGKPVERTYGTDEALRTTEQRLALLSA; the protein is encoded by the coding sequence ATGGCCTCACCTCGTACCATGCTCGCGAAGGCGATCGCCAACCCGCGGAAGATACCGCCGTACCTTCACCGACGCCTGTTCCGTACCGATCCGATCGAGCGACCCGGCGTCGTCACGTTCGAGGAGGGCGGGTTCGTTTCCAGTCCGGCCGACAGACCGGAGTTCAGTTCGAAACTGTATCGCGAAGTGGCCGACATTCGTGCGATACTGTCCGAGCACGTTCGGCCGTCGACGATCGAGCGCGCGCTCGAGATCGGCTGCGGTTACGGGCGCCTCTCGCCCTGGCTCACGGAGTTTTCGACCCGGGTCGTCGGCGTCGACGTCAACGCGGCGCCGCTGGCGAAGGCGCAGTACCTCCACCCGGAGGTCGACTTCAACGCGGCGTCGGTCGACGCGCTGCCGTTTCGCGACGATTCGTTCGGCTTCGCCCTCTCGTGGACGGTACTCATGCACGTCCCCCCGGAAACCATCGAGCGAGCGTGCGCCGAGCTATCGCGGTGTCTCGCCGACGGGGGCTATCTGCTCCTCGCGGAGAACTCGATGCGAGCAAACGACGGGCCGACGGTGTGGGGCCGAACGCCGGAGACGTACGCCTCGCTACTCGGCATGGAACTCGTCGAAATTCGCGGAAAGCCGGTCGAACGGACGTACGGGACGGACGAGGCACTCCGGACGACGGAGCAACGGCTGGCGCTTCTCAGCGCGTGA
- the uvrB gene encoding excinuclease ABC subunit UvrB: MSETHSGPLQPDRPDADAPFRVDAPFDPAGDQPEAIQELVEGYESGADKQTLLGVTGSGKTNTVSWTVEQLEQPTLVIAHNKTLAAQLYEEFRNLFPNNAVEYFVSYYDYYQPEAYVEQTDTYIDKDASINDEIDRLRHSATRSLLTRDDVIVVASVSAIYGLGDPRNYEGMAMRLEVGDEVGRDDLLKRLVDLNYERNDVDFTQGTFRVRGDTLEIFPMYGRYAVRVELWGDEIDRMVKVDPLEGEAKGEQEAVLVHPAEHYSIPESQLEQAIAEIRSDLDSRISYFERQGDLVAAQRIEERTTFDLEMMEETGYCSGIENYSVYFSEREVGDAPFTLLDYFPDDFLTVIDESHQTIPQIKGQYAGDKSRKDSLVENGFRLPTAYDNRPLTFEEFEEKTDRTLYVSATPSDYEREHSDNIVEQIVRPTHLVDPKVEVADATGQVDDLMDRIDERIDRGERTLVTTLTKRMAEDLTEYLEEAGVDVAYMHDETDTLERHEIIRSLRLGEIDVLVGINLLREGLDIPEVSLVAILDADQEGFLRSETTLVQTMGRAARNVNGEVVLYADSPSNAMESAIEETQRRREIQQAYNEEHGFEPTTIEKEVGETNLPGSKTETKTISGRELDDEDEAARYVEELEDRMDDAAANLEFELAADIRDRIIEVREEFGLDGHGDDEEGIAPPVEDF, translated from the coding sequence ATGAGCGAGACGCACTCGGGGCCCCTCCAGCCCGACCGACCGGACGCCGACGCTCCGTTTCGGGTCGACGCCCCCTTCGACCCCGCGGGCGACCAGCCCGAGGCCATCCAGGAGCTGGTCGAGGGCTACGAGTCCGGCGCTGACAAGCAGACGCTGCTGGGCGTGACGGGTTCGGGCAAGACCAACACCGTCTCCTGGACCGTCGAACAGCTCGAACAGCCCACCCTCGTCATCGCGCACAACAAGACGCTGGCCGCCCAGCTCTACGAGGAGTTCCGGAATCTCTTTCCGAACAACGCCGTCGAGTACTTCGTCTCCTACTACGACTACTACCAGCCCGAGGCCTACGTCGAACAGACCGACACCTACATCGACAAGGACGCCTCGATCAACGACGAGATCGACCGCCTGCGCCACTCCGCGACCCGATCCTTACTGACCCGCGACGACGTCATCGTCGTCGCCTCGGTCTCGGCGATCTACGGCCTCGGTGACCCGCGCAACTACGAGGGGATGGCGATGCGACTCGAGGTCGGCGACGAGGTCGGGCGCGACGACCTCCTCAAACGCCTCGTGGACCTGAACTACGAGCGAAACGACGTCGACTTCACGCAGGGCACGTTCCGCGTCCGCGGCGACACCCTCGAGATCTTCCCGATGTACGGCCGCTACGCCGTCCGCGTCGAACTCTGGGGCGACGAGATCGACCGCATGGTGAAGGTCGACCCGCTCGAGGGCGAGGCCAAGGGCGAGCAGGAGGCCGTCCTCGTCCACCCCGCGGAGCACTACTCGATCCCCGAATCCCAGCTCGAGCAGGCCATCGCGGAGATCCGTTCCGACCTGGACTCGCGGATCTCGTACTTCGAGCGCCAGGGCGACCTCGTCGCCGCTCAGCGCATCGAGGAGCGAACCACCTTCGACCTCGAGATGATGGAGGAGACGGGCTACTGTTCGGGCATCGAGAACTACTCGGTCTACTTCTCCGAGCGCGAGGTGGGCGACGCGCCCTTCACTCTGCTCGACTACTTCCCCGACGACTTCCTGACCGTCATCGACGAGTCCCACCAGACGATCCCCCAGATCAAGGGCCAGTACGCCGGCGACAAGTCCCGAAAGGACTCGCTCGTCGAGAACGGCTTCCGCCTGCCGACGGCCTACGACAACCGGCCGCTCACCTTCGAGGAGTTCGAGGAGAAAACCGACCGCACGCTGTACGTCTCCGCGACGCCGAGCGACTACGAGCGGGAACACTCCGACAACATCGTCGAGCAGATCGTTCGACCCACGCACCTCGTCGATCCGAAGGTCGAGGTCGCCGACGCCACCGGGCAGGTCGACGACCTCATGGATCGCATCGACGAGCGCATCGACAGGGGCGAGCGCACCCTCGTCACGACCCTCACCAAGCGCATGGCCGAAGACCTCACGGAGTACCTGGAGGAGGCCGGCGTCGACGTCGCCTACATGCACGACGAGACGGACACCCTGGAACGCCACGAGATCATCCGCTCGCTGCGCCTCGGCGAGATCGACGTCCTCGTCGGTATCAACCTCCTCCGGGAGGGCCTGGACATCCCGGAGGTCTCCCTCGTCGCCATCCTGGACGCCGACCAGGAGGGCTTCCTCCGCAGCGAGACCACGCTCGTCCAGACGATGGGCCGGGCGGCGCGAAACGTCAACGGCGAGGTCGTCCTCTACGCCGATTCCCCGTCGAACGCCATGGAGTCCGCGATCGAGGAGACCCAGCGCCGTCGAGAGATCCAGCAAGCGTACAACGAGGAGCACGGCTTCGAACCGACCACGATCGAGAAGGAAGTCGGCGAGACCAACCTGCCCGGCAGCAAGACCGAGACGAAGACCATCTCCGGTCGGGAACTCGACGACGAGGACGAGGCCGCCAGGTACGTCGAGGAACTCGAAGACCGGATGGACGACGCCGCGGCCAACCTGGAGTTCGAACTGGCGGCCGACATTCGCGACCGCATCATCGAGGTCCGCGAGGAGTTCGGCCTGGACGGTCACGGCGACGACGAGGAAGGGATCGCGCCGCCCGTCGAGGATTTCTAA
- a CDS encoding DUF7553 family protein has translation MPDDTHLQQARRELEGAVDRADGGSRDDLRNLAAELAAIERDDQPADHAVVDGYLNQLRQSKQEVGDDVESDIDAAIEALSAYRDGLENA, from the coding sequence ATGCCCGACGACACGCACCTCCAGCAGGCTCGGCGCGAACTCGAGGGAGCCGTCGATCGAGCCGACGGCGGGAGCAGGGACGACCTGCGCAATCTGGCCGCCGAGCTCGCCGCGATCGAACGGGACGACCAGCCGGCCGACCACGCCGTCGTCGACGGCTACCTGAACCAGTTGCGCCAGTCCAAGCAGGAGGTTGGCGACGACGTGGAGAGCGACATCGACGCGGCGATCGAGGCGCTCTCGGCGTATCGCGACGGACTGGAGAACGCCTGA
- a CDS encoding universal stress protein, which yields MTLVVPFDGSALAEAALVRATEFGNVFEEDVLAVSVIPKGNADYARDRGWIEGDDAFELEAVVSTLHQQVTRLCPSANFRHIVVDRYASSGSIANRLRQLARTEDASMVFIGSENAGHLVTALSSVGGTVAADSSYDVVIVRDRTPAKIAALRDESPYESPKSDFYLPG from the coding sequence ATGACACTGGTCGTTCCGTTCGATGGGTCTGCACTCGCCGAAGCAGCCCTCGTTCGCGCCACCGAGTTCGGGAACGTCTTCGAGGAAGACGTGTTGGCCGTCAGCGTGATCCCGAAGGGGAACGCGGACTACGCCCGGGATCGCGGCTGGATCGAAGGGGATGATGCGTTCGAGCTGGAAGCCGTCGTGTCGACGTTACACCAGCAGGTGACCAGGTTGTGTCCGAGTGCGAACTTCCGGCACATCGTCGTCGATCGGTACGCGTCGTCCGGCTCGATAGCGAACCGACTGCGGCAGCTGGCGCGGACGGAGGACGCTTCGATGGTCTTCATCGGCAGTGAAAACGCCGGTCACCTCGTCACCGCATTGAGCAGTGTCGGTGGAACCGTTGCGGCGGATTCGTCCTACGACGTCGTCATCGTTCGAGATCGAACGCCTGCCAAGATCGCCGCGCTCAGGGACGAATCTCCGTACGAGTCACCGAAATCTGATTTCTATCTTCCCGGTTGA
- a CDS encoding cytochrome c oxidase subunit II, giving the protein MGRSADSDGGAARIVRAAILSVARLGWRLLSRQLRASNGRSIWWLVASIVGLSICAAPVVAQSANRDRIDGLAVELLVVALPLTAGLFALLVYGTAREGTPANRSDERPVLEVAWVVASALVLVFAGVAAYPVLATPYFTPAPAGAVGGDAAIGGDGGLAPDDTAAAADVEILAAQWEWRFRYPTANVTTRGELVLPADEEVRLLATSRDVLHAFSVPALGLKRTVYPGRETALRTNVTEPGAYRARCTEFCGTGHATMRATVTVVDQDTFQTWLATHAGRSNVTEPPEPTG; this is encoded by the coding sequence GTGGGCCGATCCGCCGATTCGGACGGCGGCGCCGCCCGCATCGTCCGGGCGGCGATCCTCTCGGTCGCGCGACTGGGCTGGCGGCTGCTCAGCCGGCAGCTCCGGGCCAGTAACGGTCGGTCGATCTGGTGGCTGGTCGCCTCGATAGTCGGGCTGTCGATCTGTGCGGCACCCGTCGTCGCCCAATCGGCGAATCGTGATCGCATCGACGGCCTCGCCGTCGAGTTGCTGGTCGTCGCGCTGCCGCTCACGGCGGGCCTGTTTGCCCTGCTCGTCTACGGGACCGCTCGAGAGGGAACCCCGGCGAACCGGAGCGACGAACGACCGGTCCTCGAGGTGGCGTGGGTGGTCGCGTCGGCGCTGGTTCTCGTCTTCGCCGGCGTCGCGGCCTACCCCGTCCTCGCCACGCCCTACTTCACACCCGCGCCGGCCGGGGCGGTCGGCGGCGACGCAGCGATCGGTGGCGACGGTGGACTGGCGCCCGACGATACCGCCGCCGCGGCCGACGTCGAGATCCTCGCCGCCCAGTGGGAGTGGCGCTTCAGGTATCCGACGGCGAACGTGACGACGCGCGGCGAACTCGTCCTGCCCGCCGACGAGGAGGTCCGCCTCCTCGCGACGAGTCGCGACGTGCTCCACGCGTTTTCGGTACCCGCGCTCGGCCTCAAGCGGACGGTCTACCCCGGTCGCGAGACCGCGTTGCGGACGAACGTCACCGAACCCGGCGCGTACCGCGCTCGCTGCACGGAGTTCTGCGGGACCGGCCACGCCACCATGCGGGCGACCGTGACGGTCGTCGATCAGGATACCTTCCAGACGTGGCTCGCGACTCACGCGGGGCGGTCGAACGTGACCGAACCGCCGGAACCGACCGGGTGA
- a CDS encoding WD40/YVTN/BNR-like repeat-containing protein: MTDRPTTSRRRLLAAVGTAGASTAIAGCHDDEPRWVAADVPTDAALYDVVTAADGAYAVGEDGTVIARDDGDWTVRLESGIGGAGDGLRSAAVTSTGRSIWVAGDGGALGYYDAVADHAVDLSAPNEKTSSWSAVAAAGVDGAERLLVVNTSGELLAGRRDGATVAWADVVEPGSGSTLADIDLSAPAGAYAIDTDGGVFASTDGGRTWDRIGIADAEVDFAAVAAVDDGHVSVAGGNGTVFSYDGEEWTRSRLGEQPVGALVRDRYDALAVAVDGTVYERRYGEWTDPDRLPSGNELHAVTLGTARSPPVVVGESGTAFERRY; the protein is encoded by the coding sequence ATGACCGACCGACCCACGACCTCGCGCCGACGGCTGCTCGCGGCGGTCGGAACCGCAGGCGCCTCGACGGCGATCGCCGGCTGTCACGACGACGAGCCCCGGTGGGTCGCCGCCGACGTCCCCACCGACGCCGCGCTGTACGACGTCGTGACCGCCGCGGACGGCGCGTACGCGGTCGGCGAGGACGGAACCGTCATCGCGCGAGACGACGGCGACTGGACCGTTCGACTCGAGAGCGGGATCGGCGGAGCCGGCGACGGCCTCCGGAGCGCGGCGGTGACGAGCACCGGGCGGTCGATCTGGGTCGCCGGGGACGGCGGCGCGCTCGGCTACTACGACGCCGTCGCCGACCACGCCGTCGATCTCTCCGCCCCGAATGAGAAGACGAGTTCCTGGAGCGCGGTCGCGGCCGCTGGCGTCGACGGCGCCGAACGGCTCCTCGTCGTCAACACGTCCGGCGAACTGCTCGCCGGGCGGCGCGACGGTGCGACAGTCGCGTGGGCCGACGTCGTCGAACCCGGGAGCGGCTCGACGCTCGCGGACATCGACCTCTCGGCGCCGGCCGGCGCCTACGCGATCGACACCGACGGCGGCGTCTTCGCATCGACCGACGGCGGTCGCACCTGGGACCGGATCGGGATCGCCGACGCCGAAGTCGACTTCGCGGCCGTCGCGGCCGTCGACGACGGGCACGTCTCCGTCGCCGGCGGCAACGGGACCGTCTTCAGCTACGACGGCGAGGAGTGGACGCGCTCGCGGCTCGGCGAGCAACCGGTCGGCGCGCTCGTCCGTGACCGGTACGACGCCCTGGCGGTCGCGGTCGACGGCACGGTCTACGAGCGACGGTACGGCGAGTGGACCGACCCCGACCGGTTGCCCTCTGGAAACGAACTGCACGCCGTCACGCTCGGCACGGCCCGCTCCCCGCCCGTCGTCGTCGGCGAGTCGGGGACCGCGTTCGAGCGCCGGTACTGA
- a CDS encoding TIGR00341 family protein: MIPLGRDRTDDRRSTTRLLTVLTDASTARDVRTVLDRHDLEYGLADCSDGEGWTITAPVPEHAVEPLEDELARLPGDLTLVVEAPMAVVDPSPSWPTRQEWLSFERVSRSELRSKARSQLLPSVIFAAMTAISGIVATAGVLLNSVAVLVGSMVIAPLLGPAMASSVATVLDERRLFGRGVELQLLGIGVATASALSFATLARTSTVVSAAVNLEASLGLGSHGLPPSLLVTVALCSGIAGGLGMATTGIADLIGVMIAAAIMPPIGVVGVSVAWGEPTIALGSFVVVAVNLVAINVGAIVALWIVGYHPSERTRTRTVRGAILRRVGVLFALLLVTLRLLGTVSGRL; encoded by the coding sequence GTGATCCCCCTCGGTCGGGATCGTACGGACGACCGGCGGTCCACGACCCGGCTGCTGACGGTACTGACGGACGCGTCGACGGCCCGCGACGTCCGGACGGTCCTCGACCGACACGACCTCGAGTACGGCCTCGCCGACTGCAGCGACGGCGAGGGGTGGACGATCACGGCGCCGGTGCCGGAACACGCCGTCGAACCGCTGGAGGACGAACTGGCTCGCCTCCCGGGCGACCTCACCCTCGTGGTCGAGGCGCCGATGGCGGTCGTCGACCCGAGTCCGTCGTGGCCGACGCGGCAGGAGTGGCTCTCGTTCGAGCGGGTCTCGCGAAGCGAACTGCGCTCGAAGGCGCGCTCGCAGTTGCTACCGTCGGTCATCTTCGCGGCTATGACCGCGATCAGCGGGATCGTCGCCACGGCCGGCGTGTTGCTGAACTCGGTCGCGGTGCTGGTCGGCTCGATGGTGATCGCGCCGCTTCTCGGCCCGGCGATGGCCTCGAGCGTCGCGACCGTCCTCGACGAGCGACGGCTGTTCGGCCGCGGCGTCGAGTTGCAACTCCTCGGCATCGGCGTCGCGACCGCGAGCGCGCTCTCCTTCGCGACGCTCGCGCGGACCTCGACGGTCGTCTCCGCGGCCGTGAACCTGGAGGCGAGCCTCGGCCTCGGCAGTCACGGCCTGCCGCCCTCGCTGCTCGTGACCGTGGCGCTCTGCTCGGGGATCGCCGGCGGCCTCGGCATGGCGACGACCGGCATCGCCGACCTCATCGGCGTGATGATCGCCGCCGCGATCATGCCCCCGATCGGCGTCGTCGGCGTGAGCGTCGCCTGGGGCGAACCGACGATCGCGCTCGGGTCGTTCGTCGTCGTCGCGGTGAACCTCGTCGCGATCAACGTCGGCGCGATCGTCGCCCTGTGGATCGTCGGCTACCACCCGTCCGAGCGCACTCGGACCCGCACGGTGCGCGGCGCGATCCTCAGACGGGTGGGCGTGCTGTTCGCCCTCCTGCTGGTCACGCTGCGGCTGCTCGGCACGGTTTCGGGCCGACTGTGA